One Salvia splendens isolate huo1 unplaced genomic scaffold, SspV2 ctg745, whole genome shotgun sequence DNA window includes the following coding sequences:
- the LOC121791179 gene encoding uncharacterized protein LOC121791179, protein MALPNAVVLNVPTSATNTYLYRKDDGSVANGGDNMFSPMVKIEIEQATAGDKYVHLRFSYYNKYWQKSADNNSIVAVSNKPEEDVTMASCTLFEPSLQSDELYLTHVQSGWRVMMDNSTKGFYIDKDSVGATLGFVDWGTLVKMPPHIAVKGDNGHYLKAFIDKSNYYLQFASDDSIDVYSGHTVSLMPDGHVQLISDHFGKLWWASDSWIYADGKGSETSTHFWPIKIDNNTIALQSASNNRFCGRLTSDGVTDGLASLTGTLMKETRLQVEELVSRRKIYYVRYRMENARVYDEKPYLAGTARLTNNTDKDDSMAVSITYQDEKSYTFSRGASLTAGVSTSIKAGLPFIADEQIEVSFEISGTLQWDETTTTTTSVTATGTVPVPANTMAVIDYVGTRGSCNIPFSYTQEDHNSTNGRIAYFQQIDGVYNGVSYYNFDFRVRSVKPM, encoded by the coding sequence ATGGCGCTTCCGAATGCTGTCGTGTTGAACGTCCCAACAAGTGCTACAAATACTTATCTATACCGTAAGGACGATGGGTCTGTCGCTAACGGAGGTGACAACATGTTCAGCCCGATGGTTAAGATTGAAATCGAGCAAGCAACAGCAGGCGACAAATACGTCCACCTCCGATTCTCCTACTACAACAAATATTGGCAGAAGAGTGCAGACAACAATTCCATCGTGGCCGTATCAAACAAGCCCGAGGAGGACGTGACGATGGCGTCGTGCACGCTCTTCGAGCCAAGCTTGCAGTCGGATGAGCTCTACTTGACTCACGTCCAGAGCGGGTGGCGTGTGATGATGGACAACTCAACCAAGGGTTTCTACATTGACAAAGACAGCGTAGGCGCGACTCTAGGGTTTGTGGATTGGGGCACATTGGTTAAAATGCCTCCGCACATTGCTGTGAAAGGAGACAACGGGCATTACCTCAAGGCTTTCATAGACAAGAGCAACTACTACCTACAATTTGCATCAGATGATAGTATCGATGTTTATTCTGGGCACACGGTGTCGCTGATGCCCGATGGACACGTCCAACTAATTTCAGATCATTTTGGAAAATTGTGGTGGGCGAGTGATAGCTGGATATACGCGGACGGGAAGGGCAGTGAAACCAGCACTCACTTCTGGCCGATCAAAATTGATAATAACACTATAGCGCTACAAAGTGCATCCAACAACAGGTTTTGTGGACGTCTCACATCAGATGGTGTGACCGACGGTCTTGCTTCCTTAACCGGCACCCTCATGAAAGAAACGAGATTGCAGGTGGAAGAACTGGTGTCCCGGAGAAAGATCTACTATGTGCGGTATCGGATGGAGAACGCACGGGTATACGACGAAAAACCTTATTTGGCTGGCACGGCTAGGCTCACGAACAACACGGATAAGGATGATTCCATGGCTGTGTCCATAACATATCAAGACGAGAAATCTTATACTTTTAGCCGTGGCGCATCTTTAACAGCAGGGGTGAGCACTAGCATCAAAGCAGGGTTGCCCTTCATTGCAGATGAACAGATTGAAGTGTCATTTGAGATAAGCGGGACGTTGCAGTGGGACGAAACCACCACCACTACAACATCAGTTACGGCAACGGGCACCGTTCCTGTGCCCGCCAACACTATGGCTGTAATCGATTATGTCGGGACAAGGGGTAGCTGCAATATCCCATTTTCTTATACTCAGGAAGACCACAACTCCACCAACGGCCGAATTGCCTATTTCCAACAGATTGATGGTGTCTACAATGGCGTCAGTTACTACAACTTCGACTTTCGTGTAAGATCAGTCAAGCCTATGTGA